The genomic region agtgaagtgggcagcgCAGTGTGGATTTCTTCTTACATATGCAagcattcagaaatctcttccaatacacattgcctgtgagcatcagaggtgaactaGTTGCATGCAAggcattcatcagcatttctgacTACGCTCCTCCAATGAGTCAAAAACACTTCAAATTCCAGGagaaccatgagctgttgctaccGATAAGGTGCctgattcataattttcacctcgaatagaagtagagggacttttgtcaggtTGTTTGTTGTGaacgctgagggaactttatgcacttggccagattctgcatctttgttgcattcttcacatatttgccacagtatttgcaaatgtacacagcttttcacTCTACATTAGCTGTAGTGAAATGTCTCCATGTACagaaatagttaagcagttagattaaacaactccttttgtAAGATGtcttaaaatgaaacatgtatggaaacaggtgaattaacactcctcagttagcaggctgaagcaagctaaaacccacatggtaacAAAAACTAATCAGCAGAAATTAACAAGTtcgaaatgatttaaacacactttgctgtaggctactatttactagttaacaaaaatcATGTCAGAAATATATTCACCCCTCCCTGTATTGTAATCAAAACCTACCaaaaagcatgtagtccttggctcagccAGTactagtgtgggctcaatagcatctcattagtgtgcaagatcttgagaatcacctgaacatgtgatggaagagtgcactgtgcatgcagagggttgcaattccattgaattggggatagtttaccCAAATATTCGACACaggacctagaattgccttgtgtatcccacaaagGTTCCCTGTTAGAggctaacttttttttaaatgaatcttAAGCAAAATTCCCGGGCTTAATttcccatggaaaatttccgGACAGTTTCCGACCCCTTGCAACCCAACCCGACGTATATTTGAAAGATGAAATTGCTATGCAGTGGTTTAATAATTTAAAACATGATTTTTAACAGCCATGAAGATGGTCTACATGCAACAGTGTTTTTCCTATGTTCATGCTGCTTTGAAATGGTATGATGGATTTGTTTACAGTATTGGTTTGCTTTGGAAGAGACTGCTGGTCCCAGGTGAGTCAGCAGCAATCGATAATGTCTCTGCATGACAGTACGGAGTGAGCACGCTCTACTGCTTCTGCTGGCATTTTCGCCGTTTGAGGATGATTATGATATAACTTCACCAGCTGAGAGAGAGGTTCACTCTTGCCAAAATCTGTCCCAAATAagcccaatgcgtttctatgggcttattttggacctaagcttgTCGAATGCCTTCCTGCTAACTCCTATTGTTAGGACGGCGACATGAGTACCTTGTCATtatatatacagatctctggtgaGAGCCAATTGTAATGGAGACATCTGAGTTTAGCCactagagccccacagtggaggtgtcataatacttagaaaacctagcggtcaaacagggaaatgatTCGAATAATTTTTTCCACTATTCATTTTTCTCATAGCGTTTATTTTAAGTTATTCTAAAATACCCTGTGTTTTGTGTATCCTTACCCTGACGTGACATTTTGAGAACCATGTAATTATTTATCAATATATTAGTCTTTACTAATttaaaaatgctaattagcatcaaagtagacatgcaAAACAACATCCTTGCAAGCTCTGcatgtcatctctagctgacatcttttgctaacaggtattgtgtcaatttaaaacttgcacaggACAGTTCATAAAATTGTAAATGTAAGAGATTTTGCCAATTTATTCAGTACTACATTTAGCTAATATTAGAATCTCTGGATTAATTTACCTTTGCCTTGATTtggcagtctcgtccagatcatgGAATTTGTAGCTCTTTTTGCTAGCCTAATTAGCATTTTTGGAGGTAAATACAGGCATACAGATAAGTCACATTGTCCAAAAAaagatttacacggttatcaaaactCCATGCCAGGTTAAGCCTATATgaacagcccttattttaagtttTCCTAAAATCCCCTTTgggaaaaatgattggaacctGTTTGAACGCTGgttattatgactcatactgtggtacacTATAGCAGTGAAAGCAGGAAACTAacccatgcccctctctctcccttttaccTCTGTGTTATCTCAAAgatggagaagaaagaggagaaagcaGATCCCTCTACCTCATCCAATAGCACTTTAGAGTTGGAGCTGACTGAGGAGAAGCTGCCAATGTCGCTCTCTCGGCAGGAGGTGAGTCAGCCAATCAGAGATGGTTTTTATTGTGTCAAGCCTCCTGGGTTCTGTTCAGTTGGTATGAACAGGGAGGAGACGTGCTTGTTTGTTTGTCCAGGTGATCCGGCGGCTGAGGGAGCGAGGGGAACCGGTGCGTCTGTTTGCAGAGTCAGACTACGAGGCCTTCCAGAGGCTCAGGAAGATTGAGATTCTCGCTCCGGAAGTCAACAAGGTAACATCCTGTCACTGTTATGAGGCAGGGTGGTGGTGCGAACTTGCTATTTGTTTTTGTGGTGGGTTTTATATTGTTTTTGTACGGTTAAAGAAGAGTTGGACACACTTTTAAACTTCTCACTTCTCATTGTCCCTGGTAGTGTTGTGTACATACTAGCCCAGAACATTATACGTGACTTTTCAGGCACTGACAACCTGTGATGTAAAGATGATcacctgtgttactgtgtattCTCTGGGCAGGGTTTGAGGAACGACCTGAAGGCAGCCATGGATAAGATTGATGCACAGTACCTGAATGAGATCGTAGGGGGCACTGGGGAGCCGGGTGAGGTGGACACACAATTCGACCTAAGAGTACACGAGGCAGACACAACCATCGAGGAGCTGGAGGTACACAGCGACTGGAGAGTCACTAAAGCCActatatttgttcttaactcaggGTTTAAGGGCCACATTTAAATCCACAATTGTAAATAAAAAAGTGCTGAATGTCCCTCCTTCTACCACAGATCAAACAAAGTCCTATGTGTCAATGCATCATAAGAACAATGTATTCCCTTTGTCCTCTTGTTTGGTATTTGTTGTTCTACAGGCCCTGGGTAAATCTCTGGGAACGGGAGATGACAATGGGGACCAGGATGTCATCGACAAAGTCCTTAGGGTGAGACTGAGCGTTATGCTCAGCTTTTTGCTTCACAGAGTTGTTTGCTAATTCAACAGTTGCTGATGTGATCTCTATTCAGTGTTGTAATTATTTATTGTAACGCTGCGATGGAGATGTAAAACAAATATAGAACGTTTGTGTGCTTAACATGGTTGTGTTATGGTCAGTAGTTTCTTGGCAGTTGTGGATATAGTTTGTTGTGGTCTGTAGTTCCTGCTGGGAGTCTGGGCGAAGGACCTGAATGGTCGAGAGGACCACGTGAAGCGCAGCGTCCAGGGCAAGCTGGCCA from Oncorhynchus masou masou isolate Uvic2021 chromosome 22, UVic_Omas_1.1, whole genome shotgun sequence harbors:
- the prpf18 gene encoding pre-mRNA-splicing factor 18 isoform X2 produces the protein MDFLKAEIVRKRKLIEDKDLINDSKKYFKRADLARKEEDEYFERCGYKMEKKEEKADPSTSSNSTLELELTEEKLPMSLSRQEVIRRLRERGEPVRLFAESDYEAFQRLRKIEILAPEVNKGLRNDLKAAMDKIDAQYLNEIVGGTGEPGEVDTQFDLRVHEADTTIEELEALGKSLGTGDDNGDQDVIDKVLRFLLGVWAKDLNGREDHVKRSVQGKLASATQKQTESYLKPLFRKLRKKSLPADIKESITDIIKFMLQREYVKANDAYLQMAIGNAPWPIGVTMVGIHARTGREKIFSKHVAHVLNDETQRKYIQGLKRLMTICQKHFSTDPSKCVEYNAL